In Sodalis ligni, a single genomic region encodes these proteins:
- a CDS encoding ATP-binding cassette domain-containing protein — MTQPLLQMTDISKSFSGVPALKKVNFKLRKGEVHALMGENGAGKSTLMKVLIGVYEADEGTLFYKGREVHYDSVLEAQQDGISMIFQELNLVPHLTVAENIFLAREPLKNGLINYKKMESDAQDLLNIFDIDVSPRETVLNLSVARQQMVEIAKALSFDVEVLIMDEPTSALTKREIDKLFQLIDKLKKKDVCIVYISHRMDELKKICDHITIFRDGEYVSDHPFSSITMNDIIAKMVGRPLDNHFPVKSENNRCVDFVHSGRVAIWRI; from the coding sequence ATGACTCAACCTTTATTACAGATGACTGATATTTCCAAATCCTTTTCCGGTGTGCCAGCCTTGAAAAAGGTGAATTTTAAATTACGAAAAGGAGAAGTCCATGCGCTGATGGGCGAAAACGGCGCCGGAAAATCCACCTTGATGAAAGTCCTGATCGGTGTATATGAAGCGGATGAAGGGACCCTCTTTTACAAAGGACGCGAAGTTCATTACGATTCGGTACTGGAGGCGCAGCAAGACGGTATTAGCATGATTTTCCAGGAGCTGAACCTGGTGCCGCATCTTACCGTTGCCGAGAATATATTTCTTGCCCGTGAGCCGTTGAAAAATGGGTTAATCAATTATAAAAAAATGGAGAGCGACGCTCAGGATTTGCTGAATATCTTCGACATAGATGTTTCGCCAAGAGAGACCGTGCTGAACCTGTCTGTCGCCCGCCAGCAGATGGTGGAAATCGCCAAGGCGCTCTCATTTGACGTTGAAGTCCTGATTATGGATGAACCGACTTCGGCACTGACCAAGCGAGAAATAGATAAGCTTTTCCAGCTGATTGATAAATTAAAGAAAAAAGATGTCTGTATTGTCTATATTTCACATCGTATGGACGAATTGAAGAAAATTTGCGATCACATTACTATTTTCCGCGATGGAGAGTACGTATCCGATCATCCTTTCTCATCGATTACAATGAATGACATTATTGCAAAGATGGTCGGAAGACCCTTGGATAACCATTTCCCGGTAAAAAGCGAAAATAACCGATGCGTTGATTTTGTCCATTCAGGACGCGTCGCGATATGGCGTATTTGA
- the fucU gene encoding L-fucose mutarotase, translating to MLKNINACISPELLHQLYCMGHGDEIVISDAHFPAYSVNKRVIRADGNEVSGLLRAIMPLFALDGYVDDPVVMMAAGSGDTLPDGLVSLYQQHLPRGQNITFIDRFAFYDRAKNASCIVVTSTTKKYGNILLKKGVTPVEID from the coding sequence ATGTTAAAGAATATCAATGCTTGTATTTCACCGGAATTATTGCATCAGCTCTATTGCATGGGGCACGGTGATGAAATTGTCATCAGTGATGCCCATTTTCCGGCCTATTCGGTCAATAAGCGGGTTATCAGGGCTGACGGAAATGAAGTCTCCGGCCTGCTGCGGGCGATAATGCCGCTATTCGCGCTGGATGGCTATGTTGATGATCCGGTGGTGATGATGGCCGCCGGCTCGGGCGACACGTTGCCGGACGGTTTGGTCTCGTTATATCAGCAGCACCTGCCGCGAGGGCAGAATATCACTTTTATAGATCGTTTTGCATTTTACGACCGGGCCAAAAATGCCAGCTGCATTGTGGTGACATCCACTACGAAGAAATATGGCAATATTCTGTTAAAAAAAGGCGTTACACCGGTTGAAATAGATTAG
- the gatY gene encoding tagatose-bisphosphate aldolase subunit GatY, whose amino-acid sequence MNHIINSIYLLRQAQKSGYAIPAFNVHNLETVQVVLDIAKEMASPVILAGTPGTFSYAGIKEMIFLVEAAAAKREQQVVLHLDHHHDLEDIKYKVFAGIRSAMIDGSALPLEQNIALTHAAVTICHYYGCSVEAEIGQLVGKEDDLVVEDTVDPYTIPEDAARLVSVTQIDSLAVAIGSAHGLYKSAPKLDFSRLQKIARLVDIPLVLHGASGIPGKDVKACIELGICKVNVATELKIAYSDALKRYFEACPQANDPREYNESAKKAMADVVRDKIIICGSGGRL is encoded by the coding sequence ATGAACCATATTATCAACAGCATCTATTTGCTTCGTCAGGCGCAAAAATCCGGTTATGCCATACCTGCGTTTAATGTGCACAATCTCGAGACCGTTCAGGTGGTGCTCGATATCGCCAAGGAAATGGCTTCGCCGGTTATTCTCGCCGGCACACCCGGCACATTCAGCTATGCCGGTATCAAAGAAATGATCTTTTTGGTAGAGGCCGCCGCCGCCAAACGTGAACAGCAGGTGGTTCTGCATTTGGATCATCATCACGATTTGGAAGATATTAAATATAAAGTCTTTGCAGGAATACGATCGGCAATGATAGATGGTAGTGCATTACCCTTGGAACAGAATATTGCGCTTACTCATGCCGCCGTAACAATATGCCACTATTACGGATGCAGCGTCGAAGCCGAGATTGGACAATTAGTCGGCAAGGAGGATGATTTGGTGGTTGAGGATACGGTCGACCCTTATACCATACCCGAAGATGCCGCTCGTCTGGTCAGTGTCACTCAAATTGATTCCCTGGCCGTGGCTATAGGTTCCGCCCATGGCTTATACAAATCCGCTCCAAAACTGGATTTTTCCCGCCTGCAAAAAATTGCGCGGTTAGTGGATATTCCCTTGGTTTTGCATGGCGCCTCGGGGATTCCGGGTAAAGACGTCAAAGCCTGTATTGAATTGGGTATATGTAAAGTCAATGTTGCCACCGAGCTGAAAATAGCCTATTCGGATGCACTGAAACGCTATTTTGAAGCCTGCCCGCAGGCTAACGATCCCCGTGAATATAATGAATCCGCCAAAAAAGCCATGGCTGACGTGGTGCGGGATAAAATCATAATTTGCGGCAGCGGCGGACGGCTTTAA
- a CDS encoding ATP-binding cassette domain-containing protein yields the protein MSIQDASRYGVFEHINFDLRQGEILGITGLVGAKRTELARAIFGAETLDEGQIVTLDKAIKITCPNDAIKSGIAYLSEDRKLNGLAVSMSIKNNVIMAAMEKVCNRYGIISRVKEKLASDKYIKKMQIKTPHIDQIVSNLSGGNQQKWLSQNGFSAMPES from the coding sequence TTGTCCATTCAGGACGCGTCGCGATATGGCGTATTTGAGCATATCAATTTTGACCTGCGACAGGGAGAGATTCTGGGCATTACCGGATTAGTGGGAGCAAAAAGAACCGAATTGGCCAGGGCAATATTCGGTGCGGAAACGCTGGATGAAGGACAAATCGTTACCCTTGATAAAGCCATCAAAATCACCTGTCCGAACGATGCCATCAAGTCAGGTATCGCCTATTTATCGGAAGACAGGAAACTTAATGGATTGGCGGTAAGCATGTCCATCAAGAATAATGTCATTATGGCGGCGATGGAAAAAGTGTGTAACCGATATGGGATTATTTCCCGCGTGAAAGAGAAACTGGCCAGTGACAAATATATCAAAAAGATGCAAATTAAAACGCCGCATATTGATCAGATTGTCAGCAACCTGAGCGGCGGTAATCAGCAAAAGTGGTTATCGCAAAATGGCTTTTCCGCGATGCCAGAATCATGA